TTGACAGTAATTCAAAACTAattgtgttttatttttctaaaCCTTAAGTCTCATCAGGACGCTATTTACTGGTGAAATTATAAGAACACGATTTAGTTTCTCAATATCTCAACTTTCAGGTGGTCAATGAGTCCTACATGCATAATGTTCCCAAGGGTTCCGAAACCCATTTCAAGGTTATGATTGTGAGCGACGTCTTCAAGGATTTGGCCTTGATCAAGAGGCACAGActggtcaatgaaaccttGACTGAGGAATTGGAATCTGGCGTTCACGCCCTCTCAATTGTGGCTAAAACGCCTGAACAGTGGGAAAATGTGGATAACAAAACCATTGAGCCAAGCCCTTCTTGTCGGGGTGGTTTCGGCAAATGAATCAATGTTGACAAATAATATTAGTTAGCTCGCCAAATGAAATCCTTACAAACTTTGAATGACGCCAGTAATTTAATGGTAGCTAGAATGTGAAATCAAATCGTCGTtttcaaactttggaaaaTCAACCAATGCACGGGATCGTGCATACAAACacgtggaaaatgaatgagttatgcCTTTGTTACACAACGTCTTCTAAAATGTGAAGATGGGAATAGGATTTTTCTATGAAAGCTTGATTGAAGATTGAGCTCCTTGTAAATTTTGACATCGTTGCCGATGAGCAAACTAAAGTATTACTTGATCCAGAAGTTTCAAATAGAAGTCGTTTCATAGATACATGTGATTCGGGTCGAATTGCCCCCCACTTATCACTGAATTACATACCAGTTGTCATTGAAATGTGAGGTAATTGGATCTTGGGATTGACGCTAAGTACAACTGTACATGTTTTGAAGATAGCGTTTTCTCATGACTcagatattttctttctttgaactcTCACTGAAGGGCAATCAGCCCGACATGAGAAATTCCAGGCCTATTTCAGTTTGGCTTCTAGCCTCTCTATCTATGCCTGCCAACACTGAAACCCTCTTTGGATCCCCTAATTAGGTTCCATCAACCCATTCGTTCCCTCATTTCcctaaaaaaatcatgaatacCTCATTCATATCCATAATCTTCTTATGTGTTGTTGAGTCTGCTGAGTAAGTGCTGTTGGTTGGTCTGGCCATGACCTCCATTCGCGTGTCTGAGGACAGCCTTCTACAAGCCTTGAGCAAACTGGTAATGGGCTGTATTTGTGCCAAAGAAAGTATCGTCGTGGATGGGGTGACCTATCGGATCTTGGAGCAAATTGCAGAAGGGTATATACTTGGTCTCATTAGTATGCAACAAGTCTCTTATAGAGTCCAGCTAATACAGAGTGGGTTTCCATGCTGTTTCAGGGGTTTCAGTACCATTGATTTGGTGGAGCATGTTCGCACACGTGATAAATTTGCGCTCAAGCGCATTACATGTCACTCGACCGAGGACCAGATTGCCGCTCAGAGGGAAATTGAGTTCCACAAGCATTTGGAACATCCCGCTATTTTGGAACTGGAGGCTAGTGCTGTGATTGGCAGCGCAGATATCATGCATAACGTTACCAGTGAAGTGCTTCTGTTGCTGCCATACTATCCTGTAGGTTAGAGTAGCTCTAGGCTGATTACAGTGT
This genomic interval from Tigriopus californicus strain San Diego chromosome 6, Tcal_SD_v2.1, whole genome shotgun sequence contains the following:
- the LOC131881954 gene encoding bolA-like protein DDB_G0274169 — protein: MAFIVRSWSSKIQHHSCILDHFRMASNLGGPIESKIREKLTNKFVPIHFEVVNESYMHNVPKGSETHFKVMIVSDVFKDLALIKRHRLVNETLTEELESGVHALSIVAKTPEQWENVDNKTIEPSPSCRGGFGK